One genomic window of Cellulophaga sp. Hel_I_12 includes the following:
- a CDS encoding O-methyltransferase encodes MHFLSPLLENYIANNSQNEPEVLRDLTKETHLKVLQPRMITGHFQGRVLSLLSKIIQPKTILEIGTYTGYSAICLAEGLPSDGVLHTIDVNEELYRIQRTYFDKSGFGPQIIQHTGDALKIIPEINVVFDLVFIDAEKASYDAYFEAVMKKTKSGSVILSDNVLWSGKVVEPLQPKDKVTELLLAYNQKLKNDPRVETVLLPIRDGITLTRVL; translated from the coding sequence ATGCATTTTTTATCGCCATTACTTGAGAATTATATTGCTAATAATTCACAAAATGAACCAGAAGTTTTACGGGACCTCACCAAAGAAACACATCTAAAAGTACTGCAACCTAGAATGATTACGGGTCATTTTCAAGGGAGAGTGCTCAGTTTACTATCCAAAATAATACAGCCAAAGACGATTTTAGAAATTGGCACCTACACAGGCTATTCTGCCATTTGTTTAGCGGAAGGATTACCCAGCGATGGGGTGTTACATACCATCGATGTAAATGAAGAATTGTATCGAATACAACGCACTTATTTTGACAAAAGCGGATTTGGACCTCAAATTATACAACACACAGGCGATGCGCTCAAGATTATCCCCGAAATAAATGTAGTTTTTGATTTGGTATTTATCGATGCGGAGAAAGCAAGTTATGATGCCTATTTTGAAGCGGTTATGAAGAAAACAAAATCAGGTAGTGTTATCCTATCTGATAACGTCTTGTGGTCTGGCAAGGTCGTAGAGCCTTTGCAACCCAAGGACAAAGTCACAGAATTATTACTAGCCTATAATCAAAAGCTAAAAAATGATCCAAGAGTAGAAACCGTTTTATTGCCTATAAGGGATGGTATTACGCTGACTCGCGTGTTGTAA
- a CDS encoding GNAT family N-acetyltransferase: MNDITIRKAEISDVPILLQFEQGIIKAERPFDPTLAPDPISYYDIEKLITDSLSKVVVAVIGDTIVGSGFGIVLDSKPYLAHKKYVNLHFMFTDPEYRGMGINSLIIQELKQWAFAQNIFEIRLTVYDDNSSAIKAYEKAGFKKHIIEMRLL, translated from the coding sequence ATGAACGACATTACCATTCGCAAGGCAGAAATTTCAGATGTACCCATTTTATTGCAATTTGAACAAGGGATTATCAAAGCAGAAAGACCTTTTGATCCTACACTTGCTCCAGATCCAATTAGTTATTATGATATTGAAAAATTAATTACAGACAGTTTAAGTAAAGTAGTGGTTGCTGTGATTGGTGATACCATAGTGGGTAGTGGTTTTGGGATTGTTTTAGATTCAAAACCCTACTTAGCACACAAAAAATATGTAAATCTTCATTTTATGTTTACCGATCCGGAGTATCGCGGCATGGGCATTAACAGCTTAATTATCCAAGAATTAAAACAATGGGCATTTGCACAAAATATTTTTGAAATTAGACTAACCGTTTATGATGACAATAGTTCAGCCATAAAAGCCTATGAAAAAGCAGGGTTTAAAAAACATATTATAGAAATGCGCTTGTTGTAG
- the kynU gene encoding kynureninase: MTFQNTLAFAQQLDEQDVLKKYQDEFYFPKVNGKEVIYFTGNSLGLQPKRTQRFIDEVMKDWAELAVEGHFYAEKPWWDYHERLAAPLAKIVGAKTPEVTVMNTLTVNLHLLMVSFYRPTKKRYKILCEEKAFPSDQYMLQSQIRFHGLDPNDAIVEVKKRDGEHHWRTEDVLAKIDEIGDELALVLIGGVNYYNGQVFDMKTITAAGKKAGAFVGWDLAHAAGNVELKLHEWQVDFASWCSYKYMNSGPGHASGVFIHEKHLNNPDIPRFEGWWGTKRETRFLMKPTFDPMENADAWQLSNAPILSVAPYLASLTMFEEVGMEALIEKRDKIVAYLEFILHEIDAEVDSSFEIITPKDRGCQLSVFLHGQGKSLFDFLMKNGVITDWREPNVIRLAPAPFYSSYEDMYHFGQLLKKGILENS, translated from the coding sequence ATGACTTTCCAGAATACATTAGCTTTTGCACAACAATTAGATGAACAAGATGTACTTAAAAAGTACCAAGACGAGTTTTACTTTCCGAAAGTAAACGGCAAAGAGGTGATTTATTTTACTGGTAACTCGCTGGGATTACAGCCTAAACGCACGCAAAGGTTTATTGATGAGGTTATGAAAGATTGGGCAGAACTGGCAGTGGAAGGTCATTTTTATGCCGAAAAGCCTTGGTGGGATTATCACGAGCGTTTGGCAGCACCTCTTGCTAAAATTGTGGGTGCCAAAACACCGGAAGTTACCGTAATGAATACCTTAACGGTAAACCTGCACCTGTTAATGGTTTCTTTTTATAGACCCACAAAAAAACGGTATAAAATACTTTGTGAAGAAAAAGCGTTTCCATCAGACCAATACATGCTACAAAGTCAAATTAGGTTTCATGGCTTAGATCCCAATGATGCGATTGTGGAAGTCAAAAAACGCGATGGAGAACACCATTGGAGAACAGAAGATGTTTTAGCAAAAATTGACGAAATCGGAGATGAACTAGCCTTGGTTTTAATTGGTGGTGTTAATTATTATAACGGACAGGTCTTCGATATGAAAACAATCACAGCAGCTGGAAAAAAAGCAGGTGCCTTTGTAGGTTGGGATTTAGCACACGCAGCCGGTAATGTGGAATTAAAACTGCACGAATGGCAGGTAGATTTTGCCTCTTGGTGTAGCTACAAATATATGAATAGTGGGCCTGGTCATGCTTCGGGCGTTTTTATTCATGAAAAGCATTTAAATAATCCTGATATTCCACGTTTTGAAGGATGGTGGGGCACTAAAAGAGAAACGCGTTTTTTAATGAAGCCAACTTTTGATCCTATGGAGAATGCTGATGCTTGGCAGTTGAGTAATGCCCCAATTTTATCGGTAGCACCCTATTTAGCTTCTTTAACTATGTTTGAAGAAGTAGGTATGGAAGCACTCATCGAAAAACGCGATAAAATTGTCGCTTATTTAGAGTTTATTTTACACGAAATAGACGCTGAGGTCGATAGTTCTTTTGAAATTATTACCCCAAAAGATCGTGGTTGTCAATTGTCCGTATTTTTACACGGTCAAGGAAAATCACTCTTCGATTTTTTAATGAAAAACGGAGTCATTACCGATTGGAGAGAGCCTAATGTAATTCGATTGGCGCCAGCACCATTTTATTCATCGTACGAAGATATGTATCATTTTGGGCAGCTGTTAAAAAAGGGAATCTTGGAAAATAGTTGA
- a CDS encoding MFS transporter has product MKSLRLLLSNPRYFAAAWVFASINILFGTWAIYIPTVKANLMIDKSELGIAIFFLSLGVFTIFPIASTIINKIGVGKATCYGVVLSSFAALLPIIAPSYYTLMAGLFLFGAANGFTDISMNTLVTELEKKDHQKIMSASHGFFSLGGVLAGLGSFMIGPLNNPTLHMAIAVALVLGIHLVFYKYIVGLKAAPVEKGSFSLKVFKPLLLLGVISFVAMGSEGAIVDWSGLFLKEISMAPEALWGAGFLGFQITMTLGRFLGDAVSAKIGPVRIVAYGACLAILGYVLVLTSTTYLAIAGFAISGLGFSVMVPEVFRIGGNVKGIDSSKGVSFIAGSGYAGFLCAPPLLGLLADSYSLLECFLVLLGCALLIFVATFGLTRQKRKVSNV; this is encoded by the coding sequence ATGAAATCACTCCGCTTACTACTTTCTAATCCGCGTTATTTTGCTGCTGCTTGGGTTTTTGCTAGCATTAATATTTTGTTTGGTACATGGGCCATCTATATTCCTACGGTGAAAGCGAACTTGATGATTGATAAATCGGAATTAGGAATTGCTATTTTTTTCTTGTCCCTTGGAGTCTTTACCATATTTCCTATAGCCTCGACTATTATTAATAAAATAGGAGTAGGAAAAGCAACCTGCTACGGCGTTGTTTTAAGTTCTTTTGCTGCCCTTCTGCCCATTATAGCCCCTAGTTACTATACCTTAATGGCGGGTCTTTTTTTGTTTGGAGCTGCGAATGGGTTCACAGACATCTCTATGAATACCTTGGTGACTGAATTGGAAAAAAAAGACCATCAGAAAATTATGTCAGCCTCTCATGGGTTTTTTAGTTTGGGAGGCGTATTGGCGGGTTTGGGTAGCTTTATGATCGGCCCATTAAACAATCCAACACTTCATATGGCTATTGCCGTAGCCTTAGTTTTGGGGATACATCTAGTATTTTATAAATATATCGTGGGTCTTAAAGCCGCACCTGTTGAAAAGGGTAGTTTTAGTCTAAAAGTGTTTAAACCCTTATTGCTACTAGGCGTTATTTCGTTCGTGGCCATGGGTAGTGAAGGTGCTATAGTAGATTGGAGCGGATTGTTCTTAAAAGAAATTTCAATGGCACCAGAGGCTTTATGGGGGGCAGGTTTTCTTGGTTTTCAAATCACGATGACCTTAGGTCGTTTCTTAGGCGACGCTGTAAGTGCCAAAATTGGTCCCGTTCGCATTGTAGCTTATGGCGCTTGTTTAGCCATTCTAGGCTATGTTCTGGTGCTAACGTCTACTACTTATTTGGCAATTGCCGGTTTCGCAATAAGCGGATTAGGTTTTTCGGTAATGGTACCCGAAGTTTTTAGAATTGGCGGTAACGTGAAGGGTATAGACTCTTCTAAAGGAGTTTCATTTATTGCAGGTAGCGGCTATGCCGGATTTTTATGTGCTCCACCACTTTTGGGCTTATTAGCAGATAGCTATTCTTTGTTGGAATGTTTTTTGGTGCTTTTAGGATGTGCCTTATTGATTTTTGTAGCTACTTTTGGCCTAACCCGACAAAAAAGGAAAGTATCAAATGTATAG
- a CDS encoding ClpP family protease, producing the protein MSSKKGKIQEAIDEKMLEERKVFLWGMVDDDSAKHVIDRLLYLDMQNHKEIQLYINSPGGYVTSGFAMYDTIKSLKSPVSTICTGLAASMGSILLSVGKKGRRFIQPHAQVMIHQPSGGARGQASNIEIQAREIIKTKELSARILAENCGQDYERVLKDFDRDYWMGAEESIAYGIVDGILE; encoded by the coding sequence ATGAGTTCAAAAAAAGGAAAAATACAAGAAGCTATAGATGAAAAAATGTTAGAGGAACGCAAGGTCTTTCTTTGGGGAATGGTCGATGACGATTCTGCAAAACATGTGATAGATCGTTTGTTGTACTTAGACATGCAGAATCATAAAGAAATTCAATTATACATTAATAGCCCTGGAGGATACGTCACTTCTGGTTTTGCGATGTATGATACCATTAAATCCTTAAAAAGTCCGGTATCTACCATTTGTACAGGTTTAGCCGCTTCTATGGGATCGATTTTACTATCTGTGGGCAAGAAAGGAAGACGTTTTATTCAGCCGCATGCACAGGTTATGATTCATCAACCAAGTGGTGGTGCTAGAGGACAAGCTTCTAATATTGAAATTCAGGCCAGAGAAATTATCAAAACAAAGGAATTAAGTGCCCGAATTTTGGCAGAAAATTGTGGCCAAGATTACGAAAGAGTACTTAAAGATTTTGATCGTGATTATTGGATGGGTGCAGAAGAATCAATTGCTTACGGTATTGTTGATGGTATTTTAGAATAG
- a CDS encoding NAD(P)/FAD-dependent oxidoreductase, with translation MTQASKKIAIIGSGLVGSLLAIYLKKWGHDITVFDRRPDIRNVEFSGRSINLAMSNRGWNALREVAIEDEIKKIAIPLDKRAMHVVGQAEYYQKYGKEGEAIWSISRGVLNRKMIDLAEQEGVLFKFEEKVWDVSLPDAKLFTGETEKGEWQEYQYDLIFGCDGAFSRVRHKMQRRSRFDYSQDFIDVGYKELTIAPNEDGSFKLDKNSFHIWPRGKFMLIAMPNLDGSFTCTLFMPFEGEVSFESIQTKEDAKAFFKTYFPNVMHDIENLTEDFYKNPTSAMVTMKCFPWTYWDKVALVGDSAHAIVPFYGQGMNAGFEDIYALNAIIKKHGDDWETIFQEFEKERKPNADAIAELSYRNFMEMSSKTADPMFLVQKKIEKHFAAKHPEKWIPVYSRVTFSNRPYAEALAEGDAQEAIMQHVMKLPNIEEIWDGIEVENLMLSLL, from the coding sequence ATGACACAAGCTTCAAAAAAAATAGCCATTATTGGTTCGGGTTTAGTAGGTTCCTTATTAGCCATCTATCTTAAAAAATGGGGGCACGATATTACCGTTTTTGACCGCCGACCTGATATTCGCAATGTAGAATTTTCTGGACGTTCTATTAATTTAGCGATGAGCAATAGAGGTTGGAATGCCTTACGAGAAGTAGCTATTGAGGATGAAATTAAAAAAATTGCCATTCCCTTAGATAAGCGGGCGATGCACGTAGTGGGGCAGGCCGAATATTATCAAAAATACGGTAAAGAAGGTGAGGCTATTTGGTCTATTTCAAGAGGTGTTTTAAATCGCAAAATGATCGATTTAGCAGAGCAAGAAGGTGTTCTTTTTAAATTTGAAGAAAAAGTCTGGGATGTAAGTCTTCCGGATGCAAAGTTATTTACAGGGGAAACCGAAAAAGGGGAGTGGCAAGAATATCAATACGATTTAATTTTTGGTTGTGATGGTGCTTTTTCAAGGGTTCGTCATAAGATGCAAAGAAGGAGTAGGTTTGATTATTCGCAAGACTTTATAGATGTTGGTTATAAAGAGCTGACGATAGCACCAAATGAAGATGGCTCTTTTAAATTAGATAAAAATTCGTTTCATATTTGGCCTAGAGGAAAATTTATGCTCATAGCGATGCCAAATCTTGATGGGAGCTTTACATGTACCCTATTTATGCCTTTTGAAGGCGAAGTTTCTTTTGAAAGTATCCAAACAAAAGAAGATGCTAAGGCCTTTTTTAAGACCTACTTTCCAAATGTAATGCACGACATAGAAAACCTGACGGAAGATTTTTATAAAAATCCCACGAGTGCGATGGTTACCATGAAGTGTTTTCCTTGGACCTATTGGGATAAGGTGGCCTTGGTGGGCGATTCAGCTCATGCTATTGTGCCTTTTTACGGCCAAGGGATGAATGCTGGTTTTGAAGATATTTATGCACTTAACGCTATCATTAAAAAACATGGAGACGATTGGGAGACCATTTTTCAGGAATTTGAAAAAGAGCGTAAACCAAATGCAGATGCTATCGCAGAGTTAAGTTACCGGAATTTCATGGAAATGAGTAGTAAAACTGCGGATCCCATGTTTTTAGTACAAAAAAAGATTGAGAAACACTTCGCCGCTAAACATCCCGAAAAATGGATTCCTGTATATTCTAGAGTTACTTTTTCTAATCGCCCTTATGCAGAAGCTTTAGCTGAAGGTGATGCTCAAGAGGCAATCATGCAACACGTGATGAAACTACCCAATATTGAAGAAATATGGGATGGTATAGAAGTTGAAAATTTAATGCTAAGCTTGTTGTAA
- a CDS encoding DUF4174 domain-containing protein yields the protein MTQDISDFEWKNRVLILVAKDLNNEGLKTQLEAFKGFSDDFEARDLILFISTPQGTYTSQKTSVDLKGIDTFQKNNFKGIILLGKDGGIKLKEPFTVTAKTILNVIDAMPMRQREKKSQQ from the coding sequence ATGACTCAAGATATATCTGATTTTGAATGGAAAAATAGAGTTTTAATCCTTGTCGCCAAGGATTTAAATAATGAAGGTCTAAAAACCCAACTAGAAGCTTTTAAAGGCTTTTCAGATGATTTTGAGGCGAGAGATTTGATCTTATTTATTAGCACCCCACAAGGTACTTATACTTCTCAAAAAACCTCAGTTGATCTCAAGGGTATAGATACCTTCCAAAAAAATAATTTCAAAGGCATTATTTTATTGGGCAAAGACGGTGGTATAAAGTTAAAAGAGCCCTTTACAGTAACAGCAAAAACAATTTTAAATGTAATTGACGCTATGCCCATGCGTCAGCGCGAAAAAAAATCACAGCAGTAA
- a CDS encoding zinc ribbon domain-containing protein yields the protein MATKTETTVEQKLRALYDLQLIDSRVDEIRNVRGELPLEVEDLEDEVLGLKTRMEKLKSDVETINYEITGKKNMIDDAKTLMKKYTEQQKNVRNSREFNSITKEVEFQELEIQLAEKNIKEFKAQIDQKKAVMAETKERHGERETHLKHKKSELNAILAETEKEEKALIAKSAEYKNQIDERLVAAYDRIRVNVKNGLAVVAIERGASGGSFFTIPPQVQVEIASRKKIITDEHSGRILVDPVLAEEQHEKMQKLFSKL from the coding sequence ATGGCAACAAAAACAGAAACAACGGTAGAACAGAAGTTGAGAGCATTGTATGACTTGCAATTGATCGATTCTAGAGTTGATGAAATACGCAACGTTAGAGGAGAATTACCTTTAGAAGTTGAAGATTTAGAAGATGAAGTTTTAGGTCTTAAAACTAGAATGGAAAAACTAAAGTCGGACGTTGAGACAATCAATTATGAGATTACTGGCAAAAAGAACATGATTGACGATGCTAAAACCTTAATGAAAAAATACACCGAACAACAAAAAAATGTTCGGAATAGTAGAGAATTCAATTCTATCACTAAGGAAGTTGAATTTCAGGAATTAGAAATTCAATTGGCCGAAAAAAACATCAAAGAATTTAAAGCGCAAATAGATCAAAAGAAAGCTGTAATGGCAGAGACTAAAGAGCGCCACGGAGAACGCGAAACGCATTTAAAGCATAAAAAAAGCGAATTGAATGCTATCCTTGCTGAAACAGAAAAGGAAGAAAAAGCATTAATTGCTAAATCTGCTGAATACAAAAATCAAATCGATGAGCGTTTGGTTGCTGCTTACGATCGTATTCGTGTGAATGTTAAGAATGGCTTAGCCGTTGTTGCTATCGAAAGAGGTGCTTCTGGGGGATCGTTCTTTACAATTCCACCACAAGTACAGGTAGAAATTGCATCTCGTAAAAAAATTATCACTGACGAACACAGTGGCCGTATTTTAGTTGATCCTGTTTTAGCAGAAGAGCAACATGAAAAAATGCAAAAGCTTTTTTCTAAATTATAA
- a CDS encoding Nif3-like dinuclear metal center hexameric protein — protein MIVKDITNLLEELAPLAYAEDFDNVGLLVGDDQAQVSGVLVTLDTLENVVDEAIAKNCNLIVSFHPIIFDGLKKITGANYVQRVVLKALQNNISIYSMHTALDNSRYGVNAKIGEVLGLTNTKILIPQKGTIKKLSTYVPKAAAEKLKEALFAAGAGNIGQYSHCSFSVEGTGSFKAGENANPTLGEIGKIHFEEECQIHMTFEKAFERQIIKALHDHHPYEEVAYEVHTLENYNQNIGIGLIGSLEKEMNEATFLAFVKEKMNASCIRHSKFLNKPIKKVAVLGGSGSFAIHAAKAANADIFITADLKYHQFYEAEDRMIIADIGHYETEQFTKNLLVDYLTKKIPNFAVRLSESKTNPIQYF, from the coding sequence ATGATTGTAAAAGATATTACAAACCTGTTAGAAGAATTAGCACCACTTGCCTATGCGGAAGATTTTGATAATGTAGGCTTATTGGTCGGCGATGACCAAGCTCAAGTTTCTGGTGTATTAGTGACCCTCGATACATTAGAAAACGTAGTGGACGAAGCGATTGCCAAAAATTGTAATTTAATTGTCAGTTTTCATCCCATTATTTTCGATGGATTAAAAAAAATTACAGGGGCTAATTATGTACAACGTGTGGTCTTAAAGGCACTACAAAATAATATTTCGATTTACAGTATGCACACGGCATTAGACAATTCGAGATACGGAGTCAATGCTAAAATTGGTGAAGTATTAGGCCTTACAAATACCAAAATTTTAATTCCACAAAAAGGAACAATAAAAAAGCTCAGCACCTATGTTCCAAAAGCCGCTGCTGAAAAATTAAAAGAAGCCTTATTCGCTGCTGGAGCAGGAAATATTGGTCAGTACAGTCATTGTAGTTTTAGCGTTGAAGGTACTGGGTCGTTTAAAGCGGGAGAAAATGCGAACCCAACCCTAGGAGAAATAGGGAAAATACATTTTGAGGAAGAATGTCAAATTCATATGACGTTTGAAAAAGCTTTTGAGCGTCAAATTATAAAAGCCTTACACGATCATCATCCGTACGAAGAAGTAGCTTACGAAGTGCACACTTTAGAAAATTACAACCAAAATATTGGCATCGGATTAATTGGTTCTTTAGAAAAAGAGATGAATGAGGCTACATTTTTAGCCTTTGTCAAAGAAAAAATGAATGCTTCGTGTATTCGTCATTCAAAATTTTTGAATAAACCCATAAAAAAAGTGGCTGTTTTAGGGGGTAGTGGTTCCTTTGCTATACATGCTGCAAAGGCTGCTAATGCTGATATTTTCATTACTGCCGATTTAAAATACCATCAATTTTATGAAGCCGAAGATCGCATGATTATCGCTGATATTGGACACTATGAAACTGAGCAGTTTACAAAAAATTTATTAGTTGACTATCTTACAAAAAAAATCCCTAATTTTGCAGTCCGTTTATCGGAAAGTAAAACAAATCCTATCCAATATTTTTAA
- the lpxK gene encoding tetraacyldisaccharide 4'-kinase, with product MRVIRIFLFPVSLVYALVVYLRNFLFDIDVFKGKSFKTPTICVGNLSVGGTGKTPMIEFLIRLLSPEKSVAVLSRGYGRKSAGFQMATEASAVELLGDEPFQIYSKFPAIPVAVDADRKNGISILESTISPDVILLDDAFQHRKVSPKFAILLTAYDGLYVDDWYLPTGHLRDGKKEAKRADLIIVTKCPELISEAKQQQITRKLAPLKHQKVLFSYLKYATTILNEQRSLSLEALKNKKITLVTGIANPEPLVTFLTQYGIEVLHLRYRDHHFFSKEEIALFNTKDFIVTTEKDYVRLKGKVNELYYIAIAHEFKGNGKQLIASALNEIL from the coding sequence ATGCGCGTCATAAGAATATTCCTTTTTCCTGTTTCGTTAGTATATGCCTTAGTCGTATATCTTCGAAATTTTTTATTTGATATTGATGTTTTTAAGGGTAAAAGCTTTAAAACACCCACTATTTGTGTGGGTAATTTAAGTGTAGGGGGAACAGGAAAAACACCTATGATTGAGTTTTTAATACGACTTTTAAGTCCAGAGAAAAGCGTGGCAGTTTTAAGTCGTGGGTACGGTAGAAAATCGGCTGGTTTCCAGATGGCTACCGAGGCTAGTGCTGTGGAACTATTAGGAGATGAACCTTTTCAAATCTATTCGAAGTTTCCAGCTATTCCGGTAGCTGTTGACGCGGATAGGAAAAATGGAATTTCAATTTTAGAATCAACAATTTCGCCAGATGTAATTTTGTTAGATGATGCTTTTCAACATCGTAAAGTAAGTCCAAAATTTGCGATACTTTTAACCGCTTATGATGGCCTTTATGTGGATGATTGGTACTTGCCCACGGGTCATTTAAGGGATGGTAAAAAAGAAGCTAAACGAGCAGACCTCATTATCGTCACTAAATGCCCTGAACTTATTTCAGAAGCAAAACAGCAGCAAATCACTCGAAAATTAGCACCTTTAAAGCATCAAAAGGTATTGTTTAGCTATTTAAAATATGCTACTACTATTTTAAACGAACAGAGGTCATTGTCTTTAGAAGCATTAAAAAATAAAAAAATTACCCTCGTTACCGGAATTGCTAACCCCGAACCTTTAGTAACATTTTTAACGCAATACGGAATAGAAGTTTTACATTTAAGGTATAGAGACCATCATTTTTTTTCTAAAGAAGAAATTGCACTGTTCAATACCAAAGATTTTATTGTAACCACAGAAAAGGATTATGTGCGTTTAAAAGGGAAGGTTAATGAACTATATTATATAGCTATTGCGCATGAGTTTAAAGGAAATGGCAAACAATTAATAGCAAGTGCGCTCAACGAAATACTTTAA